A stretch of the Arachis stenosperma cultivar V10309 chromosome 6, arast.V10309.gnm1.PFL2, whole genome shotgun sequence genome encodes the following:
- the LOC130935688 gene encoding probable polygalacturonase isoform X6 has product MESVEQLTLQADKFGDKGGAKLFVPAGRWLTGSFDLISHLTLWLDKDAVILGSTNPDDWPVVDPLPSYGRGRELPGGRHKSLIYGQDLTDVVITGNNGTIDGQGSIWWSLFRNKTLDYTRPHLVELMNSAGVLISNLTFLDSPFWNIHPVYCSQVTVKKVKILAPLDSPNTDGIDPDSSDNVCIEDCYISTGDDLIAIKSGWDEYGIAFGRPSTNIIINRLTGRTATSAGIAIGSEMSGGVSEVHAQDIRFFDSYSAIRIKTSPGRGGYVRNVFVSNMTLENVDIAIRFTGTYGDHPDDKFDPNALPLIEKITIKDVIGQNIKRAGLLEGIEGDNFVNICLSNIILNVSSSYSWNCSNVQGYSDFVSPEACKPLKERIFPEHCSDCYNLSNHLQSSNNQTRGAWLLSCRTNFR; this is encoded by the exons ATGGAGAGTGTGGAGCAGCTCACTTTGCAAGCAGACAAATTTGGAG ACAAAGGCGGAGCGAAGCTCTTTGTCCCGGCTGGCCGCTGGTTGACCGGTAGTTTTGATCTCATCAGCCATCTAACTCTCTGGTTGGACAAAGATGCTGTAATTCTTGGATCCACA AACCCCGATGATTGGCCAGTTGTTGATCCTCTACCGTCATATGGGCGAGGAAGGGAGTTGCCGGGTGGAAGGCACAAGAGCCTCATTTATGGACAAGATTTGACTGATGTTGTTATAACAG GTAACAATGGAACAATTGATGGCCAAGGGAGTATTTGGTGGAGCCTGTTTAGGAACAAAACCTTGGATTATACGCGTCCCCATTTGGTAGAATTGATGAACTCGGCGGGGGTTCTCATCTCGAATTTAACCTTCTTAGATTCTCCATTTTGGAATATCCATCCTGTATATTGCAG CCAAGTTACAGTTAAGAAAGTCAAGATCCTTGCTCCTCTTGATTCTCCAAACACAGATGGGATTGATCCAG ATTCTTCAGACAATGTATGCATTGAAGACTGTTATATAAGCACGGGTGATGATCTGATTGCCATCAAAAGTGGCTGGGACGAGTATGGCATAGCATTCGGCCGTCCCAGCACAAACATTATCATCAACAGGCTCACCGGGAGGACGGCGACGAGTGCAGGGATTGCCATTGGAAGTGAGATGTCTGGTGGTGTATCAGAAGTCCATGCTCAAGACATTCGCTTCTTCGATTCATACAGCGCCATCAGAATAAAGACTTCTCCAGGGAGAGGTGGTTATGTTAGAAATGTCTTTGTCTCTAACATGACTTTAGAAAATGTTGACATTGCTATCAGGTTCACTGGTACATATGGGGATCATCCTGATGATAAATTTGATCCAAATGCATTACCTTTGATAGAAAAGATTACAATCAAGGATGTGATTGGCCAAAACATCAAGCGCGCCGGCCTTCTAGAAGGCATAGAAGGAGACAACTTTGTAAACATCTGTCTATCAAACATCATCCTTAATGTGAGCTCAAGCTATTCATGGAACTGCTCTAATGTCCAAGGATATTCCGATTTCGTTTCGCCGGAAGCTTGCAAGCCTCTCAAGGAGAGAATATTCCCAGAGCATTGTTCAGACTGTTACAATTTATCCAATCACCTGCAAAGTTCAAATAATCAAACAAGAGGTGCTTGGTTACTATCTTG CAGGACAAATTTCAGGTGA
- the LOC130935688 gene encoding probable polygalacturonase isoform X2 gives MRRTSTLVGVLLVLTLISCGPWRVWSSSLCKQTNLEVRPHSVSITEFGAVGDGVTLNTKAFQNAIFYLNSFADKGGAKLFVPAGRWLTGSFDLISHLTLWLDKDAVILGSTNPDDWPVVDPLPSYGRGRELPGGRHKSLIYGQDLTDVVITGNNGTIDGQGSIWWSLFRNKTLDYTRPHLVELMNSAGVLISNLTFLDSPFWNIHPVYCSQVTVKKVKILAPLDSPNTDGIDPDSSDNVCIEDCYISTGDDLIAIKSGWDEYGIAFGRPSTNIIINRLTGRTATSAGIAIGSEMSGGVSEVHAQDIRFFDSYSAIRIKTSPGRGGYVRNVFVSNMTLENVDIAIRFTGTYGDHPDDKFDPNALPLIEKITIKDVIGQNIKRAGLLEGIEGDNFVNICLSNIILNVSSSYSWNCSNVQGYSDFVSPEACKPLKERIFPEHCSDCYNLSNHLQSSNNQTRGAWLLSCRTNFR, from the exons ATGAGGAGAACTTCTACA CTTGTGGGTGTGCTTCTGGTACTTACATTAATCAGCTGTGGCCCATGGAGAGTGTGGAGCAGCTCACTTTGCAAGCAGACAAATTTGGAGGTTAGACCTCACAGCGTTAGTATTACAGAATTTGGCGCAGTTGGAGACGGGGTCACTCTCAACACAAAAGCATTTCAGAATGCAATATTTTACCTTAATTCATTTGCAGACAAAGGCGGAGCGAAGCTCTTTGTCCCGGCTGGCCGCTGGTTGACCGGTAGTTTTGATCTCATCAGCCATCTAACTCTCTGGTTGGACAAAGATGCTGTAATTCTTGGATCCACA AACCCCGATGATTGGCCAGTTGTTGATCCTCTACCGTCATATGGGCGAGGAAGGGAGTTGCCGGGTGGAAGGCACAAGAGCCTCATTTATGGACAAGATTTGACTGATGTTGTTATAACAG GTAACAATGGAACAATTGATGGCCAAGGGAGTATTTGGTGGAGCCTGTTTAGGAACAAAACCTTGGATTATACGCGTCCCCATTTGGTAGAATTGATGAACTCGGCGGGGGTTCTCATCTCGAATTTAACCTTCTTAGATTCTCCATTTTGGAATATCCATCCTGTATATTGCAG CCAAGTTACAGTTAAGAAAGTCAAGATCCTTGCTCCTCTTGATTCTCCAAACACAGATGGGATTGATCCAG ATTCTTCAGACAATGTATGCATTGAAGACTGTTATATAAGCACGGGTGATGATCTGATTGCCATCAAAAGTGGCTGGGACGAGTATGGCATAGCATTCGGCCGTCCCAGCACAAACATTATCATCAACAGGCTCACCGGGAGGACGGCGACGAGTGCAGGGATTGCCATTGGAAGTGAGATGTCTGGTGGTGTATCAGAAGTCCATGCTCAAGACATTCGCTTCTTCGATTCATACAGCGCCATCAGAATAAAGACTTCTCCAGGGAGAGGTGGTTATGTTAGAAATGTCTTTGTCTCTAACATGACTTTAGAAAATGTTGACATTGCTATCAGGTTCACTGGTACATATGGGGATCATCCTGATGATAAATTTGATCCAAATGCATTACCTTTGATAGAAAAGATTACAATCAAGGATGTGATTGGCCAAAACATCAAGCGCGCCGGCCTTCTAGAAGGCATAGAAGGAGACAACTTTGTAAACATCTGTCTATCAAACATCATCCTTAATGTGAGCTCAAGCTATTCATGGAACTGCTCTAATGTCCAAGGATATTCCGATTTCGTTTCGCCGGAAGCTTGCAAGCCTCTCAAGGAGAGAATATTCCCAGAGCATTGTTCAGACTGTTACAATTTATCCAATCACCTGCAAAGTTCAAATAATCAAACAAGAGGTGCTTGGTTACTATCTTG CAGGACAAATTTCAGGTGA
- the LOC130935688 gene encoding probable polygalacturonase isoform X4 has translation MAKHFLLQLVGVLLVLTLISCGPWRVWSSSLCKQTNLEVRPHSVSITEFGAVGDGVTLNTKAFQNAIFYLNSFADKGGAKLFVPAGRWLTGSFDLISHLTLWLDKDAVILGSTNPDDWPVVDPLPSYGRGRELPGGRHKSLIYGQDLTDVVITGNNGTIDGQGSIWWSLFRNKTLDYTRPHLVELMNSAGVLISNLTFLDSPFWNIHPVYCSQVTVKKVKILAPLDSPNTDGIDPDSSDNVCIEDCYISTGDDLIAIKSGWDEYGIAFGRPSTNIIINRLTGRTATSAGIAIGSEMSGGVSEVHAQDIRFFDSYSAIRIKTSPGRGGYVRNVFVSNMTLENVDIAIRFTGTYGDHPDDKFDPNALPLIEKITIKDVIGQNIKRAGLLEGIEGDNFVNICLSNIILNVSSSYSWNCSNVQGYSDFVSPEACKPLKERIFPEHCSDCYNLSNHLQSSNNQTRGQISGDIQC, from the exons ATGGCTAAACATTTTCTCTTGCAGCTTGTGGGTGTGCTTCTGGTACTTACATTAATCAGCTGTGGCCCATGGAGAGTGTGGAGCAGCTCACTTTGCAAGCAGACAAATTTGGAGGTTAGACCTCACAGCGTTAGTATTACAGAATTTGGCGCAGTTGGAGACGGGGTCACTCTCAACACAAAAGCATTTCAGAATGCAATATTTTACCTTAATTCATTTGCAGACAAAGGCGGAGCGAAGCTCTTTGTCCCGGCTGGCCGCTGGTTGACCGGTAGTTTTGATCTCATCAGCCATCTAACTCTCTGGTTGGACAAAGATGCTGTAATTCTTGGATCCACA AACCCCGATGATTGGCCAGTTGTTGATCCTCTACCGTCATATGGGCGAGGAAGGGAGTTGCCGGGTGGAAGGCACAAGAGCCTCATTTATGGACAAGATTTGACTGATGTTGTTATAACAG GTAACAATGGAACAATTGATGGCCAAGGGAGTATTTGGTGGAGCCTGTTTAGGAACAAAACCTTGGATTATACGCGTCCCCATTTGGTAGAATTGATGAACTCGGCGGGGGTTCTCATCTCGAATTTAACCTTCTTAGATTCTCCATTTTGGAATATCCATCCTGTATATTGCAG CCAAGTTACAGTTAAGAAAGTCAAGATCCTTGCTCCTCTTGATTCTCCAAACACAGATGGGATTGATCCAG ATTCTTCAGACAATGTATGCATTGAAGACTGTTATATAAGCACGGGTGATGATCTGATTGCCATCAAAAGTGGCTGGGACGAGTATGGCATAGCATTCGGCCGTCCCAGCACAAACATTATCATCAACAGGCTCACCGGGAGGACGGCGACGAGTGCAGGGATTGCCATTGGAAGTGAGATGTCTGGTGGTGTATCAGAAGTCCATGCTCAAGACATTCGCTTCTTCGATTCATACAGCGCCATCAGAATAAAGACTTCTCCAGGGAGAGGTGGTTATGTTAGAAATGTCTTTGTCTCTAACATGACTTTAGAAAATGTTGACATTGCTATCAGGTTCACTGGTACATATGGGGATCATCCTGATGATAAATTTGATCCAAATGCATTACCTTTGATAGAAAAGATTACAATCAAGGATGTGATTGGCCAAAACATCAAGCGCGCCGGCCTTCTAGAAGGCATAGAAGGAGACAACTTTGTAAACATCTGTCTATCAAACATCATCCTTAATGTGAGCTCAAGCTATTCATGGAACTGCTCTAATGTCCAAGGATATTCCGATTTCGTTTCGCCGGAAGCTTGCAAGCCTCTCAAGGAGAGAATATTCCCAGAGCATTGTTCAGACTGTTACAATTTATCCAATCACCTGCAAAGTTCAAATAATCAAACAAGAG GACAAATTTCAGGTGACATACAATGTTGA
- the LOC130935688 gene encoding probable polygalacturonase isoform X3 — MAKHFLLQLVGVLLVLTLISCGPWRVWSSSLCKQTNLEVRPHSVSITEFGAVGDGVTLNTKAFQNAIFYLNSFADKGGAKLFVPAGRWLTGSFDLISHLTLWLDKDAVILGSTNPDDWPVVDPLPSYGRGRELPGGRHKSLIYGQDLTDVVITGNNGTIDGQGSIWWSLFRNKTLDYTRPHLVELMNSAGVLISNLTFLDSPFWNIHPVYCSQVTVKKVKILAPLDSPNTDGIDPDSSDNVCIEDCYISTGDDLIAIKSGWDEYGIAFGRPSTNIIINRLTGRTATSAGIAIGSEMSGGVSEVHAQDIRFFDSYSAIRIKTSPGRGGYVRNVFVSNMTLENVDIAIRFTGTYGDHPDDKFDPNALPLIEKITIKDVIGQNIKRAGLLEGIEGDNFVNICLSNIILNVSSSYSWNCSNVQGYSDFVSPEACKPLKERIFPEHCSDCYNLSNHLQSSNNQTRAGQISGDIQC, encoded by the exons ATGGCTAAACATTTTCTCTTGCAGCTTGTGGGTGTGCTTCTGGTACTTACATTAATCAGCTGTGGCCCATGGAGAGTGTGGAGCAGCTCACTTTGCAAGCAGACAAATTTGGAGGTTAGACCTCACAGCGTTAGTATTACAGAATTTGGCGCAGTTGGAGACGGGGTCACTCTCAACACAAAAGCATTTCAGAATGCAATATTTTACCTTAATTCATTTGCAGACAAAGGCGGAGCGAAGCTCTTTGTCCCGGCTGGCCGCTGGTTGACCGGTAGTTTTGATCTCATCAGCCATCTAACTCTCTGGTTGGACAAAGATGCTGTAATTCTTGGATCCACA AACCCCGATGATTGGCCAGTTGTTGATCCTCTACCGTCATATGGGCGAGGAAGGGAGTTGCCGGGTGGAAGGCACAAGAGCCTCATTTATGGACAAGATTTGACTGATGTTGTTATAACAG GTAACAATGGAACAATTGATGGCCAAGGGAGTATTTGGTGGAGCCTGTTTAGGAACAAAACCTTGGATTATACGCGTCCCCATTTGGTAGAATTGATGAACTCGGCGGGGGTTCTCATCTCGAATTTAACCTTCTTAGATTCTCCATTTTGGAATATCCATCCTGTATATTGCAG CCAAGTTACAGTTAAGAAAGTCAAGATCCTTGCTCCTCTTGATTCTCCAAACACAGATGGGATTGATCCAG ATTCTTCAGACAATGTATGCATTGAAGACTGTTATATAAGCACGGGTGATGATCTGATTGCCATCAAAAGTGGCTGGGACGAGTATGGCATAGCATTCGGCCGTCCCAGCACAAACATTATCATCAACAGGCTCACCGGGAGGACGGCGACGAGTGCAGGGATTGCCATTGGAAGTGAGATGTCTGGTGGTGTATCAGAAGTCCATGCTCAAGACATTCGCTTCTTCGATTCATACAGCGCCATCAGAATAAAGACTTCTCCAGGGAGAGGTGGTTATGTTAGAAATGTCTTTGTCTCTAACATGACTTTAGAAAATGTTGACATTGCTATCAGGTTCACTGGTACATATGGGGATCATCCTGATGATAAATTTGATCCAAATGCATTACCTTTGATAGAAAAGATTACAATCAAGGATGTGATTGGCCAAAACATCAAGCGCGCCGGCCTTCTAGAAGGCATAGAAGGAGACAACTTTGTAAACATCTGTCTATCAAACATCATCCTTAATGTGAGCTCAAGCTATTCATGGAACTGCTCTAATGTCCAAGGATATTCCGATTTCGTTTCGCCGGAAGCTTGCAAGCCTCTCAAGGAGAGAATATTCCCAGAGCATTGTTCAGACTGTTACAATTTATCCAATCACCTGCAAAGTTCAAATAATCAAACAAGAG CAGGACAAATTTCAGGTGACATACAATGTTGA
- the LOC130935688 gene encoding probable polygalacturonase isoform X5 has translation MAKHFLLQLVGVLLVLTLISCGPWRVWSSSLCKQTNLEVRPHSVSITEFGAVGDGVTLNTKAFQNAIFYLNSFADKGGAKLFVPAGRWLTGSFDLISHLTLWLDKDAVILGSTNPDDWPVVDPLPSYGRGRELPGGRHKSLIYGQDLTDVVITGNNGTIDGQGSIWWSLFRNKTLDYTRPHLVELMNSAGVLISNLTFLDSPFWNIHPVYCSQVTVKKVKILAPLDSPNTDGIDPDSSDNVCIEDCYISTGDDLIAIKSGWDEYGIAFGRPSTNIIINRLTGRTATSAGIAIGSEMSGGVSEVHAQDIRFFDSYSAIRIKTSPGRGGYVRNVFVSNMTLENVDIAIRFTGTYGDHPDDKFDPNALPLIEKITIKDVIGQNIKRAGLLEGIEGDNFVNICLSNIILNVSSSYSWNCSNVQGYSDFVSPEACKPLKERIFPEHCSDCYNLSNHLQSSNNQTRGAWLLSW, from the exons ATGGCTAAACATTTTCTCTTGCAGCTTGTGGGTGTGCTTCTGGTACTTACATTAATCAGCTGTGGCCCATGGAGAGTGTGGAGCAGCTCACTTTGCAAGCAGACAAATTTGGAGGTTAGACCTCACAGCGTTAGTATTACAGAATTTGGCGCAGTTGGAGACGGGGTCACTCTCAACACAAAAGCATTTCAGAATGCAATATTTTACCTTAATTCATTTGCAGACAAAGGCGGAGCGAAGCTCTTTGTCCCGGCTGGCCGCTGGTTGACCGGTAGTTTTGATCTCATCAGCCATCTAACTCTCTGGTTGGACAAAGATGCTGTAATTCTTGGATCCACA AACCCCGATGATTGGCCAGTTGTTGATCCTCTACCGTCATATGGGCGAGGAAGGGAGTTGCCGGGTGGAAGGCACAAGAGCCTCATTTATGGACAAGATTTGACTGATGTTGTTATAACAG GTAACAATGGAACAATTGATGGCCAAGGGAGTATTTGGTGGAGCCTGTTTAGGAACAAAACCTTGGATTATACGCGTCCCCATTTGGTAGAATTGATGAACTCGGCGGGGGTTCTCATCTCGAATTTAACCTTCTTAGATTCTCCATTTTGGAATATCCATCCTGTATATTGCAG CCAAGTTACAGTTAAGAAAGTCAAGATCCTTGCTCCTCTTGATTCTCCAAACACAGATGGGATTGATCCAG ATTCTTCAGACAATGTATGCATTGAAGACTGTTATATAAGCACGGGTGATGATCTGATTGCCATCAAAAGTGGCTGGGACGAGTATGGCATAGCATTCGGCCGTCCCAGCACAAACATTATCATCAACAGGCTCACCGGGAGGACGGCGACGAGTGCAGGGATTGCCATTGGAAGTGAGATGTCTGGTGGTGTATCAGAAGTCCATGCTCAAGACATTCGCTTCTTCGATTCATACAGCGCCATCAGAATAAAGACTTCTCCAGGGAGAGGTGGTTATGTTAGAAATGTCTTTGTCTCTAACATGACTTTAGAAAATGTTGACATTGCTATCAGGTTCACTGGTACATATGGGGATCATCCTGATGATAAATTTGATCCAAATGCATTACCTTTGATAGAAAAGATTACAATCAAGGATGTGATTGGCCAAAACATCAAGCGCGCCGGCCTTCTAGAAGGCATAGAAGGAGACAACTTTGTAAACATCTGTCTATCAAACATCATCCTTAATGTGAGCTCAAGCTATTCATGGAACTGCTCTAATGTCCAAGGATATTCCGATTTCGTTTCGCCGGAAGCTTGCAAGCCTCTCAAGGAGAGAATATTCCCAGAGCATTGTTCAGACTGTTACAATTTATCCAATCACCTGCAAAGTTCAAATAATCAAACAAGAGGTGCTTGGTTACTATCTTGGTAA
- the LOC130935688 gene encoding probable polygalacturonase isoform X1, protein MAKHFLLQLVGVLLVLTLISCGPWRVWSSSLCKQTNLEVRPHSVSITEFGAVGDGVTLNTKAFQNAIFYLNSFADKGGAKLFVPAGRWLTGSFDLISHLTLWLDKDAVILGSTNPDDWPVVDPLPSYGRGRELPGGRHKSLIYGQDLTDVVITGNNGTIDGQGSIWWSLFRNKTLDYTRPHLVELMNSAGVLISNLTFLDSPFWNIHPVYCSQVTVKKVKILAPLDSPNTDGIDPDSSDNVCIEDCYISTGDDLIAIKSGWDEYGIAFGRPSTNIIINRLTGRTATSAGIAIGSEMSGGVSEVHAQDIRFFDSYSAIRIKTSPGRGGYVRNVFVSNMTLENVDIAIRFTGTYGDHPDDKFDPNALPLIEKITIKDVIGQNIKRAGLLEGIEGDNFVNICLSNIILNVSSSYSWNCSNVQGYSDFVSPEACKPLKERIFPEHCSDCYNLSNHLQSSNNQTRGAWLLSCRTNFR, encoded by the exons ATGGCTAAACATTTTCTCTTGCAGCTTGTGGGTGTGCTTCTGGTACTTACATTAATCAGCTGTGGCCCATGGAGAGTGTGGAGCAGCTCACTTTGCAAGCAGACAAATTTGGAGGTTAGACCTCACAGCGTTAGTATTACAGAATTTGGCGCAGTTGGAGACGGGGTCACTCTCAACACAAAAGCATTTCAGAATGCAATATTTTACCTTAATTCATTTGCAGACAAAGGCGGAGCGAAGCTCTTTGTCCCGGCTGGCCGCTGGTTGACCGGTAGTTTTGATCTCATCAGCCATCTAACTCTCTGGTTGGACAAAGATGCTGTAATTCTTGGATCCACA AACCCCGATGATTGGCCAGTTGTTGATCCTCTACCGTCATATGGGCGAGGAAGGGAGTTGCCGGGTGGAAGGCACAAGAGCCTCATTTATGGACAAGATTTGACTGATGTTGTTATAACAG GTAACAATGGAACAATTGATGGCCAAGGGAGTATTTGGTGGAGCCTGTTTAGGAACAAAACCTTGGATTATACGCGTCCCCATTTGGTAGAATTGATGAACTCGGCGGGGGTTCTCATCTCGAATTTAACCTTCTTAGATTCTCCATTTTGGAATATCCATCCTGTATATTGCAG CCAAGTTACAGTTAAGAAAGTCAAGATCCTTGCTCCTCTTGATTCTCCAAACACAGATGGGATTGATCCAG ATTCTTCAGACAATGTATGCATTGAAGACTGTTATATAAGCACGGGTGATGATCTGATTGCCATCAAAAGTGGCTGGGACGAGTATGGCATAGCATTCGGCCGTCCCAGCACAAACATTATCATCAACAGGCTCACCGGGAGGACGGCGACGAGTGCAGGGATTGCCATTGGAAGTGAGATGTCTGGTGGTGTATCAGAAGTCCATGCTCAAGACATTCGCTTCTTCGATTCATACAGCGCCATCAGAATAAAGACTTCTCCAGGGAGAGGTGGTTATGTTAGAAATGTCTTTGTCTCTAACATGACTTTAGAAAATGTTGACATTGCTATCAGGTTCACTGGTACATATGGGGATCATCCTGATGATAAATTTGATCCAAATGCATTACCTTTGATAGAAAAGATTACAATCAAGGATGTGATTGGCCAAAACATCAAGCGCGCCGGCCTTCTAGAAGGCATAGAAGGAGACAACTTTGTAAACATCTGTCTATCAAACATCATCCTTAATGTGAGCTCAAGCTATTCATGGAACTGCTCTAATGTCCAAGGATATTCCGATTTCGTTTCGCCGGAAGCTTGCAAGCCTCTCAAGGAGAGAATATTCCCAGAGCATTGTTCAGACTGTTACAATTTATCCAATCACCTGCAAAGTTCAAATAATCAAACAAGAGGTGCTTGGTTACTATCTTG CAGGACAAATTTCAGGTGA
- the LOC130935949 gene encoding proline--tRNA ligase, cytoplasmic, whose translation MAGSEAKNSGSKQSGAKKKEVKKETGLGLTNRKADNFGEWYSEVVVNSEMIEYYDISGCYILRPWAMAIWEIMQGFFDPEIKKMKIKNCYFPLFVSPGVLEKEKEHVEGFAPEVAWVTKSGKTDLEIPIAIRPTSETVMYPYYSKWIRGHRDLPLKLNQWCNVVRWEFSNPTPFIRSREFLWQEGHTAFATKEEADAEVLEILELYRRIYEEFLAVPVIKGKKSEMEKFAGGLYTTSVEAFIPNTGRGVQGATSHCLGQNFAKMFEINFENEKGEKAMVWQNSWAYSTRTIGVMVMVHGDDKGLVLPPKVASVQVIVIPVPYKDADTQGIIDACTATVNTLCEAGIRAESDFRDNYSPGWKYSHWEMKGVPLRIEIGPKDLAKKQARAARRDNGEKIDIANDNLVDEVKKLLDTVQQNLFDVAKQKRDECIEVVHTWDEFVQALNQRKMILAPWCDEEAVEADVKARTKGEMGAAKTLCSPFDQPELPEGTKCFASEKPAKKWSYWGRSY comes from the exons ATGGCGGGGAGTGAAGCGAAAAACTCTGGCTCAAAGCAATCTG GTGCGAAGAAGAAGGAGGTGAAGAAAGAGACTGGATTAGGACTCACGAATCGCAAGGCTGATAACTTCGGAGAGTGGTATTCCGAG GTGGTTGTTAATTCCGAAATGATTGAGTACTATGACATTTCTGGCTGCTACATTCTGAGGCCTTGGGCAATGGCAATATGGGAGATCATGCAA GGATTCTTCGATCCTGAAATAAAGAAGATGAAAATCAAGAATTGCTACTTCCCTTTGTTTGTGTCTCCCGGAGTTTTGGAAAAGGAGAAGGAGCACGTTGAGGGATTTGCACCAGAG GTTGCTTGGGTGACAAAGTCTGGAAAAACTGACTTAGAAATTCCGATTGCCATTCGTCCAACTAGTGAAACTGTCATGTATCCATACTACTCCAAGTGGATTAGGGGACACCGTGACTTGCCTCTGAAACTTAATCAGTGGTGTAATGTTGTTAGATGGGAGTTCAGCAACCCCACACCATTCATCAG GAGTCGAGAGTTCCTTTGGCAGGAAGGACATACTGCTTTTGCAACTAAGGAAGAGGCAGATGCTGAG GTTCTTGAGATATTGGAATTATATAGGCGCATATATGAAGAATTTTTAGCCGTTCCTGTCATTAAGGGTAAGAAAAGTGAGATGGAGAAGTTTGCTGGTGGACTTTACACTACCAGTGTTGAG GCATTTATTCCAAACACTGGACGTGGAGTACAAGGTGCTACTTCTCATTGTCTTGGCCAAAATTTCGCTAAGATGTTCGAGATAAACTTTGAAAatgaaaagggagaaaaagcaATGGTCTGGCAAAACTCATGGGCCTATAGTACTCGAACT ATTGGGGTGATGGTGATGGTTCACGGTGATGACAAGGGATTAGTGCTGCCTCCTAAAGTGGCCTCAGTCCAAGTTATTGTGATTCCGGTGCCTTACAAAGATGCTGATACTCAAGGAATCATTGATGCCTGTACTGCAACTGTAAATACATTGTGTGAAGCAGGTATTCGTGCTGAGTCAGATTTTAGGGATAACTATTCTCCTGGATGGAAGTATTCACACTGGGAAATGAAAGGTGTTCCTCTTAGAATTGAAATTGGGCCAAAGGATTTAGCAAAGAAGCAG GCTAGAGCTGCTCGACGTGATAATGGAGAAAAAATAGACATTGCAAATGACAATTTGGTTGATGAAGTTAAGAAGCTACTTGACACTGTTCAACAGAACCTTTTTGATGTTGCAAAACAAAAACGAGATGAATGCATTGAGGTTGTACATACTTGGGATGAATTTGTACAAGCTTTGAACCAAAGAAAAATGATATTAGCTCCTTGGTGTGACGAGGAG GCGGTGGAAGCTGATGTTAAAGCAAGGACAAAGGGTGAGATGGGAGCAGCTAAGACACTTTGTAGTCCTTTTGATCAGCCGGAACTCCCAGAAG GTACCAAGTGCTTTGCCTCAGAAAAACCTGCTAAGAAATGGTCATATTGGGGCAGAAGTTACTAG